In Lactuca sativa cultivar Salinas chromosome 5, Lsat_Salinas_v11, whole genome shotgun sequence, the DNA window TATTAACTTAAAACGAACACATATCATTCCAATAAAATGAATGTAAAAATATATATCAATTGTTTAGTCTATCTTAACAGATGAGAAAAGGCGATGAACGAAGAAGAAAGATGTCAAGAATCCAACTGCACCCGTAGCAAGCAACATAGCCGTGACCATGAACAACGAATAACCCAAGTAAAGCATTGCGGATACAGGGCCACTCAAGGTTTTTAGATCAAAAACAAGATAGTTAATCGAATACAAAAACACATAAAGAGAGACAGAACCAGATGCAAAGAACGacttccaccaccacctccagtCCTCAACACAAAGGTGCATGTAAGTGAGTACCAATGACACCTCAGCACAAACAGTCACAAGCAAGATCAAAACGATGAATAAAAACCCAAAAACATAGTAAACTCGACCAAGCCAAATGCTTGACATAATGAAGAATAACTCGATGAAAAGAGTACCAAATGGAAGAGTTCCAGCTCCTAGAACTAAGACCCAAGATGGGAACCTTTGAGGTGGGACCTCTCTAGGGATTTGATTTGTGCGAACTGGGTACTCCATATATCGACCTTTTGTGGCCACCAATCCGCCGATCAACGTCAATGGCACCGAGATACAAAACCACATCAAGATTAGAACCAAAAAGGTGGTGAATGGAATAGCACCGGTGCTACCACTTCCCCACAAGAGCGAATTTAATATCGTCAGGATTAAGAACGAAATACCGGGGAAGAAACATGCAACTCTCCATGACACTGAAAACCACCCTCGAGGTTCACCGGCTGCTAGGGTTTTCCATAGCCACACCGCCACGTAACCAGCAACAACGCCGAGAAACACATAGAACATAAGCATACCTACATATATATGAAAATAGTGTTCATCATTTGGTTTATATATATTGTCTGATTAATGATCGAGTTTGGCATCATTGAAGACATAGTTGTTTAAGTGATTAATTATAAGCAAACCTGTGATGAGAGTGCCACGAGCAGCTGGGGACATGAACCCAAGAGCAGCGAAGAAGATGGTGACAATAGCCATTGCAAGGATCCGACAACCATCAGCCACCATTACACACAGCAGTTGAGAGTTTTCTGGTGGCCGAAAAACATCAGCCACCACAAGCTTCCACCCAGATAACTCCTCATTCATTTGAGCCTGCGCTTCCCTATCTAACTCCTCATAACGAGCCAAATCTCTACGAATCGTCCTCAAGAATATCACAAGAACAATCCCAGCAAGAAATGTCACAACCATTAACGAATTCAAAATTGAAAACCAATGAACTTTTGCACCTTCCATCTTCAAATAAGCATCCCATCTCGAAGGCCATTTTATATCACTTTTAACAAAAGAAACCTCATATGTAAAACTAACCGGCTCGTTCTCTTTCAACATCATCCCTACGGAAACCGGATCACATTTGATCTTAGCTGGGTATGTACCATATGGTGTGACATTCTTCAGTAAAGCATGATCATGATTGACGCTACAAGGAACAACCTCAAATCCGACAACCATGTAACCATCACCCATGGTTTCGTTGGTTGGTGTGATGAGCTCTCCATCTCCAGTCCCAACCACCGAAACAACGTTATCGTGTTCGTACTTGtgaaccaaaactgtaaacttcAGATGATTAAAAAGATAATAAGCATCTTGAACCTTAATTCCAACAGGATAGCCAGTCCATCTAACATAAAATCCATCTCTTTGCATATACCTAATCGCTGGGAGATTGTCAAGATTCACATTAACCTGATACATTTCATCGATTCGTTCTTTCAAAGTTTGGTATTCATCATTTGATATGGGATTCGTTGTACACATTACGATCTCGGTCTCATTCTTGAACATCTTAAACCGATACGGGGAGTTTTCGATTCTATCTCCCATTAGAAGCTCACCAAGATTCTCAGCACTGTCTTTGATGCCATCAGGAGGCTTACAGAAGGGTAAACTGTAATACCCATATGGGATTTCTGTATCAATGGAGGTTAAAGAGTTTACTTTTACGGATAATTGATCACCTACGTCGTATTTATGTGGGAAACTACCAGGAAGATAATAACCATGAccaaattcaaaaatcaagcatGAAATGACAAGAAATTTCTTGATTCTGTTAAAAGAACCCATTAAAGATCTTTGCAAGATATCTTTAGATCCAAACTTGAAGGCGATCAGCAGTTGCTTTTTATATATGAATGTTACAGATCCATGGAATGAGGACGGTGTGCATTGGGTTGAGTGAGTGGAAGAATGTAGTATGGAGGAAGAAGGTGAGATCTTTGAAGCCTGGAAGTATGGAGGAAATTGCAAATGGAAGGTGATAAGAGGAACGGGGACACAGGTATTCTGTCTTTGCATTTTGGGGTAAAGTAAGAAAACActtacttattattattattattattattattttttttttacaaaaggattaatgatatatttattaaatagGGCTTTAACGTTTAATTATCTTAATATTAAGAGATAAAGATAAATACTAAAAAAATATCGACATTTTTTGGGTTGAATTCTAAAATAGAGACAAAAAATTGAACTTTCGAGTATAAACATAGATTCCACAGATATAGCTCCGCGGAATCCACTATAGCTCCGCGGAATGACAAAATCGTAAATAAATGgaggaattaaaaaaaaaactcaagatccatTCCGGGGCTACCTC includes these proteins:
- the LOC111880189 gene encoding transmembrane 9 superfamily member 11, which gives rise to MGSFNRIKKFLVISCLIFEFGHGYYLPGSFPHKYDVGDQLSVKVNSLTSIDTEIPYGYYSLPFCKPPDGIKDSAENLGELLMGDRIENSPYRFKMFKNETEIVMCTTNPISNDEYQTLKERIDEMYQVNVNLDNLPAIRYMQRDGFYVRWTGYPVGIKVQDAYYLFNHLKFTVLVHKYEHDNVVSVVGTGDGELITPTNETMGDGYMVVGFEVVPCSVNHDHALLKNVTPYGTYPAKIKCDPVSVGMMLKENEPVSFTYEVSFVKSDIKWPSRWDAYLKMEGAKVHWFSILNSLMVVTFLAGIVLVIFLRTIRRDLARYEELDREAQAQMNEELSGWKLVVADVFRPPENSQLLCVMVADGCRILAMAIVTIFFAALGFMSPAARGTLITGMLMFYVFLGVVAGYVAVWLWKTLAAGEPRGWFSVSWRVACFFPGISFLILTILNSLLWGSGSTGAIPFTTFLVLILMWFCISVPLTLIGGLVATKGRYMEYPVRTNQIPREVPPQRFPSWVLVLGAGTLPFGTLFIELFFIMSSIWLGRVYYVFGFLFIVLILLVTVCAEVSLVLTYMHLCVEDWRWWWKSFFASGSVSLYVFLYSINYLVFDLKTLSGPVSAMLYLGYSLFMVTAMLLATGAVGFLTSFFFVHRLFSSVKID